From one Idiomarina sp. X4 genomic stretch:
- a CDS encoding DUF3545 family protein, with protein sequence MDHSEELQKVNDKSGKGRAAKRKWREIEQLKEKYRLREELSEMDYSLDLDLEEIEL encoded by the coding sequence ATGGATCATTCAGAAGAACTGCAAAAGGTAAATGACAAATCTGGCAAAGGTCGCGCCGCAAAACGTAAATGGCGTGAAATAGAGCAGCTGAAAGAAAAGTATCGGCTGCGGGAAGAACTCTCCGAAATGGATTACTCGCTAGACCTCGACTTAGAAGAAATCGAACTCTAA
- the suhB gene encoding inositol-1-monophosphatase codes for MHPMLNIAVRAARAAGKILVKNFDQGNPVEAESKGLNDWVTDMDKAAEQAIINTIKKSYPDHGIIAEESGTQAGKENDFQWVIDPLDGTTNYMRGIPHFCISIALLHKGSVQQAVVYDPIREELFTASRGAGAQLNGRRLRISPKVELKGAILSTGFPFKMKSRLPEYLEMFNKLFEHCADVRRAGAAALDLAYVAAGRHDAFWEMGLKPWDILAGELLVREAGGIVSDFQGGHNYVQSGNIAAGAPKALKQMLAKIR; via the coding sequence ATGCATCCGATGTTAAATATTGCGGTGCGCGCAGCGCGTGCGGCCGGCAAAATTTTAGTTAAAAATTTCGATCAGGGTAACCCTGTAGAAGCCGAATCTAAAGGCTTAAACGACTGGGTCACTGACATGGATAAAGCCGCTGAACAGGCTATTATCAACACAATTAAGAAGTCTTACCCCGATCACGGTATTATTGCAGAGGAAAGCGGTACTCAGGCTGGAAAAGAAAATGATTTCCAATGGGTTATCGATCCGCTGGACGGTACGACCAATTACATGCGCGGTATCCCCCATTTCTGTATTTCTATTGCATTGCTTCACAAAGGTTCTGTGCAGCAAGCTGTTGTTTATGATCCCATTCGAGAAGAGCTCTTCACTGCTTCACGCGGTGCGGGCGCGCAATTGAATGGTCGTCGCTTGCGTATTTCTCCAAAAGTTGAGTTGAAAGGCGCCATTTTATCAACAGGCTTCCCGTTCAAAATGAAAAGTCGATTGCCTGAATACCTGGAAATGTTTAATAAGTTATTTGAGCACTGTGCGGATGTACGCAGAGCCGGTGCAGCGGCACTGGACTTAGCCTACGTTGCAGCCGGACGCCACGACGCATTCTGGGAAATGGGCTTAAAGCCCTGGGACATACTCGCCGGTGAATTATTGGTTCGCGAAGCCGGGGGTATTGTTAGTGACTTCCAGGGCGGCCATAACTATGTACAGTCAGGCAACATTGCCGCGGGCGCCCCTAAAGCCCTCAAGCAAATGCTCGCAAAAATTCGCTAA
- the trmJ gene encoding tRNA (cytosine(32)/uridine(32)-2'-O)-methyltransferase TrmJ: MLDNIRIVLVNTSHTGNIGSVARAMKTMGLSDLALVDPVQEPDSHASALAAGATDILANATIVDNLHDAISDCGLVVATSARNRTLDWPLLGPRESAAKVLQESSQHKVALVFGRESSGLTNEELQQSHFHLHIPTNPEYGSLNLAMAVQSVCYEVRMQWLEAEEKVEAEIPEYPRVDDLERFYDHLEATLTNTGFINPKHPGQVMTKLRRLYNRARPEESEINILRGMLASVDKSVDNT, from the coding sequence ATGCTCGACAATATACGCATTGTGTTGGTGAACACTTCTCATACCGGAAATATCGGCTCAGTCGCCCGCGCTATGAAAACCATGGGGCTGTCTGACTTAGCCTTGGTTGACCCGGTGCAGGAGCCAGACAGTCATGCATCAGCACTCGCCGCTGGCGCAACAGATATTCTGGCGAACGCGACCATTGTTGATAACTTGCACGATGCAATTTCAGATTGTGGACTGGTGGTCGCGACAAGTGCTCGCAACCGTACTCTGGATTGGCCTTTACTCGGTCCTCGTGAGTCAGCTGCAAAAGTGTTGCAAGAGTCTAGTCAGCATAAGGTTGCGCTGGTTTTTGGTCGTGAGAGTAGTGGATTAACGAACGAAGAGCTTCAGCAAAGTCACTTTCACCTGCATATTCCGACCAACCCGGAATATGGTTCACTGAACTTAGCAATGGCCGTTCAGTCAGTCTGTTACGAAGTGCGCATGCAATGGCTTGAGGCGGAGGAGAAAGTCGAAGCCGAGATTCCTGAGTACCCGCGAGTGGATGATTTAGAGCGTTTTTATGACCATTTAGAAGCCACACTGACAAATACGGGCTTTATTAATCCGAAGCATCCGGGGCAGGTGATGACGAAATTGCGACGTCTTTATAATCGGGCGCGTCCGGAAGAGAGCGAGATCAATATTTTGCGAGGAATGCTCGCGTCTGTGGATAAATCGGTCGACAATACTTGA
- the iscR gene encoding Fe-S cluster assembly transcriptional regulator IscR — protein MRLTSKGRYAVTAMLDVALFSAKGPIPLADISERQGISLSYLEQLFARLRKHGLVDSVRGPGGGYRLGREPADISVGSVIHAVDESIDATRCQGKANCQGGERCLTHSLWEGLSDRISDFLDGITLAELMKNSDVGDVMQRQHLRHASDEDIKVNCQL, from the coding sequence ATGCGTCTGACATCAAAAGGCCGATACGCGGTAACCGCAATGCTTGATGTGGCTTTGTTTTCAGCAAAAGGTCCCATCCCATTGGCGGACATCTCAGAGCGTCAGGGCATTTCCTTGTCCTATTTAGAGCAGTTGTTTGCTCGTTTGCGCAAGCATGGATTAGTCGACAGTGTGCGGGGACCTGGTGGTGGTTACCGACTAGGACGTGAGCCCGCTGATATTTCGGTAGGCTCAGTGATTCATGCCGTCGATGAGTCAATTGATGCAACGCGGTGCCAGGGTAAAGCCAACTGCCAAGGTGGCGAGCGCTGTTTGACGCACTCATTGTGGGAAGGTTTGAGCGATCGAATTTCTGACTTTTTGGATGGCATTACGCTAGCCGAGTTGATGAAGAACTCTGATGTGGGTGATGTTATGCAACGCCAGCACTTACGCCATGCATCGGACGAAGACATAAAAGTTAACTGCCAACTGTAA
- a CDS encoding IscS subfamily cysteine desulfurase, with product MDYAATTPVAPEAAEKMATCLTMDGVFGNPASRSHKYGWQAEELVDIARHQVADLINADAREIVFTSGATESDNLALKGVAHYHADKGKHIITVKTEHKAVLDPCAQLEKEGFEVTYLDVNSDGLIDLDELRSALREDTILASVMWVNNEIGVIQDIDTIGTICRENGTLFHVDAAQAAGKLPIDVANVPIDLMSISAHKMYGPKGIGALYVRRQPRVRIAAQMHGGGHERGMRSGTLATHQIVGMGVAAELAAEKLSTDIERFETMRQHFLSPLLAEEGIQLNGSDTQRVPHIVNVQFANVEGELLLMSLKDLAVSSGSACTSASVEPSYVLRAIGVNDELAHASLRFSFGRGTISADIEHAVEHILKTYKTLAQR from the coding sequence ATGGATTATGCCGCAACCACACCAGTAGCGCCTGAAGCGGCAGAAAAAATGGCAACCTGCTTAACCATGGACGGGGTATTTGGAAACCCAGCGTCACGTTCTCATAAATACGGTTGGCAAGCTGAAGAGTTAGTTGATATTGCAAGGCACCAAGTTGCCGACTTAATTAATGCCGATGCCCGCGAAATTGTTTTCACCTCGGGTGCGACCGAGTCAGACAATCTCGCGTTAAAAGGTGTTGCGCACTACCACGCCGATAAAGGCAAGCACATTATTACTGTCAAAACCGAGCACAAAGCCGTGCTTGACCCCTGTGCTCAGCTTGAAAAGGAAGGCTTTGAAGTCACTTACTTAGACGTCAACAGTGACGGCCTTATTGACTTGGATGAGCTTCGTTCAGCTCTGCGTGAAGACACCATTTTGGCCAGTGTTATGTGGGTCAACAATGAAATTGGTGTTATTCAGGATATAGACACTATTGGCACTATCTGCCGTGAGAATGGCACCTTGTTTCATGTTGACGCAGCACAGGCCGCCGGTAAATTACCGATAGACGTGGCAAATGTACCTATCGATTTAATGTCGATTTCTGCCCACAAAATGTATGGTCCGAAAGGTATTGGTGCTTTATACGTGCGTCGTCAACCGCGTGTTCGCATTGCGGCTCAAATGCACGGCGGCGGTCATGAGCGCGGAATGCGCTCAGGAACACTGGCAACACACCAAATTGTTGGTATGGGTGTGGCGGCAGAGTTAGCTGCAGAAAAACTCAGTACCGACATTGAGCGCTTTGAAACTATGCGTCAGCATTTTCTGTCGCCGTTACTGGCTGAAGAGGGCATTCAGCTTAATGGCAGCGACACTCAGCGTGTGCCTCATATTGTGAATGTGCAATTCGCTAATGTTGAAGGTGAGCTTTTGCTCATGTCGCTTAAAGACTTGGCGGTGTCCTCTGGCTCGGCGTGTACCTCTGCCAGTGTAGAACCTTCCTATGTGCTAAGAGCCATTGGTGTCAACGATGAGTTGGCGCATGCTTCACTGAGGTTTAGTTTTGGTCGAGGCACAATCTCAGCCGATATTGAGCATGCGGTTGAGCATATTTTGAAGACCTATAAAACTCTGGCGCAACGCTAG
- the msrA gene encoding peptide-methionine (S)-S-oxide reductase MsrA translates to MATNKTEQATLGGGCFWCVESAFLQVKGIESVKSGYTGGHVETPTYEQVCTGDTGHAEVAQLTYDPEQISYRQILEIFFTLHDPTQVNRQGNDVGTQYRTSIFYHNDAQKQEAESIIKELENDGAFADPIVTEVTELETFYPAEDYHENYYARNPENPYCQAVISPKLAKFRKTFSGLLKD, encoded by the coding sequence ATGGCAACGAACAAAACAGAGCAAGCAACACTTGGCGGTGGGTGCTTTTGGTGTGTGGAGTCGGCATTCTTACAAGTCAAAGGCATCGAGTCGGTCAAGTCGGGGTACACGGGCGGTCACGTCGAAACCCCAACCTATGAGCAAGTTTGTACGGGCGACACAGGTCATGCTGAAGTTGCACAACTCACCTATGATCCTGAGCAAATCTCTTACCGCCAAATCTTAGAAATCTTTTTTACGCTGCATGATCCGACGCAGGTGAATCGCCAAGGCAACGATGTTGGTACTCAATACCGTACCTCTATTTTTTACCATAACGATGCGCAAAAGCAGGAAGCTGAAAGCATTATTAAGGAATTAGAAAACGACGGCGCCTTTGCTGACCCAATAGTCACCGAAGTGACTGAGCTGGAGACCTTTTACCCGGCTGAGGACTACCACGAGAACTACTATGCGAGAAACCCGGAAAACCCCTATTGTCAGGCGGTGATTTCACCGAAACTGGCAAAATTCCGTAAAACGTTTTCAGGGTTATTAAAAGACTAA
- the ndk gene encoding nucleoside-diphosphate kinase: MALERTLSIIKPDAVAKNLIGAIYNRFESAGLRIVASKMMHLSKEQAEGFYAEHKERPFFGALVEFMTSGPIVVQVLEGENAVLKNREIMGATNPAEALAGTLRADYAETIDENAVHGSDATETAAREIAYFFSDEEICPRTR, translated from the coding sequence ATGGCTTTAGAGCGCACTTTATCAATCATCAAGCCTGATGCGGTTGCTAAAAACCTTATCGGCGCTATCTACAACCGTTTTGAGTCTGCTGGTCTGCGCATTGTTGCATCAAAAATGATGCACTTAAGCAAAGAACAAGCAGAAGGCTTCTACGCTGAACACAAAGAGCGTCCTTTCTTTGGTGCATTGGTTGAGTTCATGACCTCAGGCCCTATCGTTGTTCAAGTACTTGAAGGCGAAAATGCGGTACTGAAAAACCGTGAAATCATGGGTGCAACGAACCCAGCAGAAGCACTGGCAGGAACTCTGCGTGCCGACTATGCTGAAACTATCGACGAAAATGCGGTACACGGTTCAGACGCAACTGAAACAGCTGCGCGCGAAATCGCTTACTTCTTCAGCGACGAAGAAATCTGCCCACGTACACGCTAA
- a CDS encoding bifunctional tRNA (adenosine(37)-C2)-methyltransferase TrmG/ribosomal RNA large subunit methyltransferase RlmN, producing MTNAIDKKVNLLDLNREGMREFFREMGEKPFRADQVMKWLYHFCVDDFDEMSNLNKKLREKLKQVAEIRAPEIREQQQSSDGTIKFAMTLFDGQDVETVWIPERDRATLCVSSQVGCALECTFCSTGAQGFNRNLTVAEIIGQVWRVNQLLGAYGKTGIKPVTNVVMMGMGEPLLNLNNVVPAMELMLDDFGFGLSKRRVTLSTSGVVPALEKLRERIDVMLAISLHAPNDELRNEIVPINKKYDIEEFLASSRRYVEQSKAQHKVTVEYVMLDHVNDSTDQAHELAKTLKDTPSKINLIPFNPFPGSDYGRSSNSRIDRFAKVLMEYGFTVMVRKTRGDDIDAACGQLVGDVIDRTKRILKRQQMQRGGEGIAVKTS from the coding sequence ATGACCAACGCAATTGATAAAAAAGTGAATTTACTCGACCTGAATCGCGAAGGAATGAGAGAGTTCTTCCGCGAGATGGGAGAGAAGCCATTTCGTGCCGATCAGGTTATGAAATGGTTGTATCATTTTTGTGTCGATGACTTCGACGAGATGTCGAATCTCAACAAGAAATTGCGTGAAAAGCTCAAGCAAGTTGCGGAAATACGCGCACCGGAAATTCGCGAACAACAACAGTCGTCAGACGGAACCATCAAGTTTGCAATGACGTTGTTTGACGGCCAGGACGTGGAAACGGTCTGGATTCCGGAGCGCGATCGCGCAACTCTATGTGTGTCCTCGCAGGTCGGCTGTGCGCTTGAGTGCACTTTCTGTTCAACAGGCGCGCAAGGCTTTAACCGTAACCTGACGGTTGCAGAAATTATTGGCCAGGTATGGAGAGTGAACCAGCTATTAGGCGCGTACGGTAAAACCGGCATTAAACCGGTGACCAACGTTGTTATGATGGGCATGGGTGAGCCTCTGTTAAACTTGAACAATGTCGTTCCGGCAATGGAGTTAATGCTGGATGACTTTGGTTTTGGTCTGTCAAAACGTCGCGTAACGTTAAGTACTTCGGGCGTGGTTCCTGCGCTTGAGAAACTGCGCGAACGCATAGACGTGATGTTGGCTATTTCGTTGCACGCTCCAAATGACGAATTGCGTAATGAAATAGTACCCATCAATAAGAAATACGATATTGAAGAATTTCTGGCGTCCAGCCGCCGTTATGTTGAACAGTCCAAAGCTCAGCATAAAGTCACGGTTGAATACGTCATGTTAGATCATGTGAATGACTCGACTGATCAAGCACATGAGCTGGCAAAAACACTAAAAGATACCCCGAGTAAAATAAACTTAATTCCATTTAATCCGTTCCCTGGGTCAGACTACGGGCGTTCAAGCAACTCGCGTATTGACCGCTTTGCTAAAGTCCTGATGGAATACGGTTTTACTGTTATGGTTCGTAAAACCCGCGGGGATGATATCGACGCAGCCTGCGGTCAGCTGGTTGGTGATGTTATTGACCGAACCAAGCGTATTCTTAAGCGCCAACAAATGCAGCGTGGTGGTGAAGGGATTGCTGTAAAGACTTCGTAA
- a CDS encoding tetratricopeptide repeat protein: MRAALLLIALALMGCTASSNDPLPVSKDVRLQLGVAYLTQGKLALAKPHLQAALEDSPHSLNAVIAMAQWHLAANETDSALSLYQQALSWQPMSGALYNNYAVALCMAGKWDDALRYFDKVSLDAQYPYHAKSQQNRAQCEKNKGHYASQP, from the coding sequence ATGCGAGCCGCTTTGCTATTGATAGCACTGGCGTTAATGGGTTGTACCGCCAGTTCCAATGACCCATTGCCTGTAAGTAAAGACGTACGGTTACAGCTTGGCGTTGCTTACCTTACTCAAGGTAAGTTGGCGTTGGCTAAACCGCATTTGCAAGCAGCGCTGGAAGATAGTCCTCACTCTTTAAATGCTGTAATCGCTATGGCGCAATGGCATTTGGCAGCAAATGAGACAGATTCTGCTTTGTCACTTTACCAACAGGCATTATCATGGCAACCTATGAGCGGTGCATTGTATAACAACTATGCGGTTGCATTGTGTATGGCTGGAAAATGGGACGATGCGCTCAGGTATTTCGATAAAGTTTCACTTGATGCCCAGTATCCCTATCATGCAAAGAGCCAGCAAAACAGAGCTCAGTGTGAGAAGAACAAAGGTCATTACGCAAGTCAGCCTTAA
- a CDS encoding RodZ domain-containing protein, which yields MTAENEPNKENNPADSDAAQESQQQPVQGPGDILRQAREAKGLSQREVADELRLRKQIIELLEADDYETFSTPTFIKGYLRAYAKLLDVDEKMLFEAYKAKGYQEVQSTQMQSFSRRKKHQESDNRLMLITYAVIIIVVGLVIWWWQDSGMSSEEPAQSSAIDSQVEETGDVGSIEISSEPRQPDIEPNTEEAVLESEVSSSDTNISTNELSSQNNTEAAPESSEPEVEAQTETNTDAADTRTEQPAEEDTNVDPQTESAVVDEEEASTAQDEPVVEEAVASRLIFEFNQECWVKVDDAEGETQAVGVKAAGYTMAVPGEPPFSITMCKPEAATITFDGEDVDMSQFRRERVARFTVPMSE from the coding sequence ATGACTGCTGAAAACGAACCAAATAAAGAGAACAATCCAGCGGACTCTGACGCGGCGCAAGAATCACAACAACAGCCAGTTCAGGGACCCGGTGATATTCTGCGACAAGCGCGTGAAGCTAAAGGGTTAAGTCAGCGAGAAGTTGCTGATGAGCTGCGTTTGCGAAAACAAATCATAGAATTACTAGAAGCGGACGATTACGAAACGTTTTCGACCCCGACCTTTATTAAAGGTTATTTGCGTGCTTATGCAAAGCTATTAGATGTTGACGAAAAAATGCTTTTTGAAGCCTATAAAGCAAAAGGCTACCAAGAAGTTCAAAGTACGCAAATGCAAAGCTTTTCGCGACGTAAGAAGCACCAGGAAAGTGACAATCGTCTAATGCTCATTACGTACGCGGTTATTATTATCGTGGTGGGTTTGGTGATTTGGTGGTGGCAGGATTCAGGCATGAGTTCTGAAGAACCTGCTCAGTCATCCGCGATTGATAGTCAGGTTGAAGAGACTGGTGATGTTGGTTCTATAGAAATCAGTTCAGAACCGCGACAACCGGATATTGAACCGAATACTGAAGAAGCGGTACTGGAATCAGAGGTGTCATCGTCTGACACTAATATATCGACAAATGAGTTGAGCTCTCAAAATAATACAGAGGCAGCGCCGGAGTCTTCAGAGCCAGAAGTTGAAGCTCAAACTGAGACAAACACAGACGCTGCGGACACTCGGACAGAACAGCCTGCTGAAGAAGATACGAATGTTGACCCGCAAACTGAATCGGCTGTGGTCGACGAGGAAGAGGCGTCGACAGCTCAAGATGAACCAGTGGTAGAAGAAGCCGTTGCGAGCCGCTTAATCTTCGAGTTTAACCAAGAGTGCTGGGTTAAAGTGGACGATGCAGAAGGCGAAACACAAGCTGTCGGTGTGAAGGCCGCGGGGTATACTATGGCGGTTCCGGGCGAACCTCCGTTCTCAATAACTATGTGTAAGCCGGAAGCTGCAACCATTACCTTTGATGGTGAAGACGTTGATATGAGTCAGTTCCGCCGTGAACGAGTTGCACGCTTTACTGTGCCAATGTCTGAGTAA
- the ispG gene encoding flavodoxin-dependent (E)-4-hydroxy-3-methylbut-2-enyl-diphosphate synthase, translating to MMHESPIKRRPSRRIYVGNVPIGDGAPIAVQSMTNTETTDVNATVAQIDALAKAGADIVRVSVPTMDAAEAFKEIKQRSSVPLVTDIHFDYRIALKVAEYGADCLRINPGNIGKEDRIRAVVDAARDKNIPIRIGVNGGSLEKDIQEKYGEPTAEALVESAMRHVDILDRLDFHDFKVSVKASDVFLAVDSYRLLAKKIDQPLHLGITEAGGKRSGSVKSAVGLGMLLAEGIGDTLRVSLAADPVEEIKVGFDILKSLRIRSRGINFIACPSCSRQEFDVIDTVNQLEQRLEDITTPLDVSVIGCVVNGPGEALVSKVGLAGAKNKSGLYIDGQRQKQRLDNSNLVDELEAQIRAQVKAAEANKIDVKEING from the coding sequence ATGATGCACGAAAGTCCAATTAAGCGCCGTCCGTCACGCCGTATATATGTAGGTAATGTGCCTATTGGTGATGGTGCGCCGATTGCCGTGCAATCTATGACCAATACGGAAACAACAGATGTTAATGCGACGGTTGCTCAAATCGATGCGCTAGCCAAGGCGGGTGCTGATATCGTTCGAGTATCTGTTCCCACGATGGACGCTGCGGAAGCTTTTAAAGAGATAAAGCAACGCAGTTCTGTGCCGTTGGTTACCGATATCCACTTTGATTACCGTATTGCACTTAAGGTTGCTGAATACGGCGCTGACTGCTTACGAATTAACCCAGGTAATATCGGTAAGGAAGATCGCATTCGTGCCGTGGTTGATGCGGCTCGTGACAAAAACATCCCTATTCGCATCGGCGTGAATGGTGGCTCTCTGGAAAAGGACATACAAGAAAAGTATGGCGAGCCGACTGCCGAAGCATTGGTCGAATCAGCAATGCGACACGTCGATATTCTTGACCGGCTCGATTTTCACGACTTTAAAGTCAGCGTCAAAGCATCTGACGTTTTCTTAGCGGTCGACTCCTACCGACTGTTGGCCAAGAAAATTGACCAGCCTCTGCATCTGGGCATTACTGAAGCAGGTGGTAAGCGAAGTGGCTCGGTTAAGTCGGCTGTTGGCTTAGGGATGCTACTTGCCGAAGGTATTGGTGACACTCTGCGGGTGTCGTTAGCAGCAGACCCGGTCGAAGAAATTAAAGTCGGATTCGATATTCTCAAATCTCTGCGGATTCGCTCGCGGGGAATCAACTTTATTGCCTGCCCGAGTTGTTCACGTCAGGAATTCGATGTGATTGATACGGTTAACCAGCTCGAGCAACGTCTGGAAGACATTACCACGCCGTTGGATGTTTCTGTTATCGGTTGTGTCGTAAATGGTCCGGGTGAAGCTTTAGTGTCAAAAGTCGGTTTGGCTGGTGCTAAAAATAAAAGTGGCTTGTACATAGATGGACAACGCCAAAAACAACGTCTAGATAACTCAAATTTGGTGGATGAGCTTGAAGCGCAAATTAGAGCGCAGGTGAAGGCGGCAGAAGCTAATAAAATCGACGTAAAAGAAATTAACGGTTAA
- the hisS gene encoding histidine--tRNA ligase, with the protein MANTIQAIRGMNDLLPDQSPAWQQVESIIRKVAASYGYSEIRMPVLESTQLFKRSIGEVTDIVEKEMYTFDDRNGESVTLRPEGTASCVRAGNQHGLLYNQIQRLWYMGPMFRYERPQKGRYRQFHQFGIETFGIDSADADAEVILLSARLWQAFGIADQVELQLNSLGSNDARANYRDALKSYLSEYASELDEDSQRRLETNPLRILDSKDANTQKLLENAPKLSDYWDDESREHFQQLTSRLENAGVKYTLNERLVRGLDYYNRTVFEWVTTALGAQGTVCAGGRYDGLVEQLGGKATPAVGFAMGMERLVLLLQEQNKLTPRRTVDAYLMPLGEDAELNAPRIAEQLRNELPDLRLVSHCGGGAMKKQMKKADKSGAEVALIIGADEIAQQQVTVKPLRTDEQQETLSWQALIERLQPLTRG; encoded by the coding sequence GTGGCGAATACAATACAAGCAATTCGTGGCATGAACGACTTGTTGCCTGATCAAAGTCCAGCCTGGCAGCAAGTTGAGTCCATTATCCGTAAAGTCGCAGCCAGTTATGGCTACAGTGAAATTCGTATGCCGGTGCTGGAAAGCACTCAGCTATTCAAACGCTCTATCGGTGAAGTGACTGATATCGTTGAAAAAGAAATGTATACGTTTGACGACAGAAACGGAGAGAGCGTCACTCTGCGTCCTGAAGGTACAGCAAGTTGCGTTCGTGCCGGTAACCAGCATGGTTTGCTGTATAACCAAATTCAGCGACTGTGGTACATGGGACCGATGTTTCGTTACGAGCGTCCTCAGAAAGGGCGCTATCGTCAGTTTCATCAGTTTGGTATTGAAACTTTTGGTATTGATAGCGCTGACGCTGACGCGGAAGTGATTTTATTATCTGCGCGTTTATGGCAAGCCTTTGGTATCGCGGATCAAGTTGAGCTACAACTGAACTCTCTTGGCTCCAATGACGCGCGCGCAAATTACCGAGACGCCTTAAAGAGCTATTTGAGCGAATACGCAAGCGAACTGGACGAAGACAGCCAGCGCCGTTTGGAGACAAACCCGCTACGCATACTTGATAGTAAAGACGCGAACACGCAAAAGCTTCTCGAGAACGCACCAAAGTTATCGGACTATTGGGACGACGAGTCTCGTGAGCATTTCCAGCAGCTGACATCTCGATTAGAGAACGCAGGTGTGAAGTACACATTAAATGAACGTTTAGTTCGTGGACTTGATTATTACAACCGGACTGTATTTGAATGGGTCACGACAGCACTGGGAGCGCAGGGCACCGTATGTGCAGGTGGTCGTTATGATGGCTTGGTAGAGCAGCTTGGTGGCAAAGCGACACCGGCCGTTGGGTTTGCTATGGGCATGGAGCGATTGGTGCTCTTGCTTCAAGAGCAAAATAAGCTGACACCACGACGCACGGTCGATGCTTACTTAATGCCTCTGGGTGAAGATGCGGAACTTAATGCGCCACGCATTGCCGAACAGCTGAGAAATGAATTACCGGATTTAAGATTAGTTTCGCACTGTGGTGGCGGTGCGATGAAGAAACAAATGAAAAAAGCGGATAAATCCGGGGCTGAAGTTGCTCTGATTATCGGCGCAGATGAAATCGCTCAACAGCAAGTAACGGTTAAGCCATTACGTACTGACGAGCAGCAAGAAACTTTGAGCTGGCAAGCGCTGATAGAACGTTTGCAGCCACTGACAAGAGGGTAG
- a CDS encoding YfgM family protein: MDNTEEQQVERIKEFWKEHGKGIVAGAVIGFGLFYGWRFYDQHTMEQQQLASSKYEQLTAALSEGSDNALVEAQNFVSENTENTYAHLVALQLAKEAVDENDLATAVTSLQLVVDNTEDNNLRALASIRLARVLVAQEQTDAALELVRGTYPDAYQGFAAEIEGDILADKGQNEDARAAYQRALEADESLTPALQMKLNSLAKS, from the coding sequence GTGGACAATACAGAAGAACAACAAGTCGAACGAATTAAAGAGTTTTGGAAAGAGCACGGTAAGGGTATCGTCGCCGGTGCGGTTATCGGTTTCGGTCTGTTTTATGGCTGGCGCTTTTACGACCAACACACAATGGAACAGCAACAGCTGGCTTCATCAAAGTACGAGCAGTTAACTGCAGCACTGTCGGAAGGCAGTGATAATGCGCTTGTAGAAGCACAAAACTTTGTTTCAGAGAATACCGAAAACACATATGCGCACTTGGTCGCGTTGCAATTAGCCAAAGAAGCGGTCGATGAAAACGATCTGGCAACAGCGGTAACCTCGCTGCAGTTAGTGGTCGATAACACAGAGGACAATAACCTTAGAGCGCTGGCGAGTATTCGCCTTGCTCGTGTACTTGTTGCTCAGGAGCAAACGGATGCAGCGCTTGAATTAGTCCGTGGTACCTACCCGGATGCCTATCAAGGTTTTGCCGCTGAAATTGAAGGTGATATTTTGGCTGATAAAGGCCAAAACGAAGACGCACGGGCAGCGTATCAACGCGCGTTGGAAGCGGATGAGTCTTTGACTCCTGCGCTGCAAATGAAACTCAACAGTCTGGCTAAATCATAA